In Pan troglodytes isolate AG18354 chromosome 21, NHGRI_mPanTro3-v2.0_pri, whole genome shotgun sequence, one genomic interval encodes:
- the BIRC7 gene encoding baculoviral IAP repeat-containing protein 7 isoform X2, which yields MGPKDSAKCLHRGPQPSHWAAGDGPMQERCGPGSLGSPVLGLDTCRAWDHVDGQILGQLRPLTEEEEEEGAGATLSRGPAFPGMGSEELRLASFYDWPLTAEVPPELLAAAGFFHTGHQDKVRCFFCHGGLQSWKRGDDPWTEHAKWFPSCQFLLRSKGRDFVHSVQETHSQLLGSWDPWEEPEDAAPVAPSVPASGYPELPTPRREVQSESAQEPGGVSPAQAQRAWWVLEPPGAGDVEAQLRRLQEERTCKVCLDHAVSIVFVPCGHLVCAECAPGLQLCPICRAPVRSHVRTFLS from the exons ATGGGGCCTAAAGACAGTGCCAAGTGCCTGCACCGTGGACCACAGCCGAGCCACTGGGCAGCCGGTGATGGTCCCATGCAGGAGCGCTGTGGACCCGGCTCTCTGGGCAGCCCTGTCCTAGGCCTGGACACCTGCAGAGCCTGGGACCACGTGGATGGGCAGATCCTGGGCCAGCTGCGGCCCCtgacagaggaggaagaggaggagggtgcTGGGGCCACCTTGTCCAGGGGGCCTGCCTTCCCCGGCATGGGCTCTGAGGAGTTGCGTCTGGCCTCCTTCTATGACTGGCCGCTGACTGCTGAGGTGCCACCCGAGCTGCTGGCTGCTGCCGGCTTCTTCCACACAG GCCATCAGGACAAGGTGAGGTGCTTCTTCTGCCATGGGGGCCTGCAGAGCTGGAAGCGCGGGGACGACCCCTGGACGGAGCATGCCAAGTGGTTCCCCAG CTGTCAGTTCCTGCTCCGGTCAAAAGGAAGAGACTTTGTCCACAGTGTGCAGGAGACTCACTCCCAGCTGCTGGGCTCCTGG GACCCGTGGGAAGAACCGGAAGACGCAGCCCCTGTGGCCCCCTCTG TCCCTGCCTCTGGGTACCCTGAGCTGCCCACACCCAGGAGAGAGGTCCAGTCTGAAAGCGCCCAGGAGCCAG GAGGGGTCAGTCCAGCCCAGGCCCAGAGGGCGTGGTGGGTTCTTGAGCCCCCGGGAGCCGGGGATGTGGAGGCGCAGCTGCGGCGGCTGCAGGAGGAGAGGACATGCAAGGTGTGCCTGGACCACGCCGTGTCCATCGTCTTTGTGCCGTGCGGCCACCTGGTCTGTGCTGAGTGTGCCCCCGGCCTGCAGCTGTGCCCCATCTGCAGAGCCCCCGTCCGCAGCCACGTGCGCACCTTCCTGTCCTAG
- the BIRC7 gene encoding baculoviral IAP repeat-containing protein 7 isoform X1: MGACRAGSAGTTPGRSMPSGSPGTGCPCGAPGLIMGRGWAPNGSVDPTPGLLCLPGPTGHWGGPSVGGASGRQVPTFPVRAPFQKGCWGPKCLSHGTTLRPHWRRLQSSPPRPCPRALQGGGRRGPNPDPWGSKGLKQTVGALNPNLHLWGICSCQFLLRSKGRDFVHSVQETHSQLLGSWDPWEEPEDAAPVAPSVPASGYPELPTPRREVQSESAQEPGGVSPAQAQRAWWVLEPPGAGDVEAQLRRLQEERTCKVCLDHAVSIVFVPCGHLVCAECAPGLQLCPICRAPVRSHVRTFLS; encoded by the exons ATGGGGGCCTGCAGAGCTGGAAGCGCGGGGACGACCCCTGGACGGAGCATGCCAAGTGGTTCCCCAGGTACCGGCTGCCCCTGCGGGGCCCCGGGTCTGATCATGGGTCGGGGGTGGGCCCCCAACGGCTCTGTCGACCCAACACCAGGCCTGCTTTGCCTCCCTGGCCCCACAGGGCACTGGGGAGGCCCTTCTGTGGGAGGTGCTTCTGGCCGGCAGGTACCCACTTTTCCTGTGAGGGCCCCTTTTCAGAAGGGCTGCTGGGGGCCGAAATGCCTCTCCCATGGGACTACCCTGAGGCCCCATTGGAGGCGTCTCCAAAGCAGCCCTCCTCGCCCATGCCCACGGGCACTGCAGGGTGGCGGGAGGAGGGGGCCCAACCCTGACCCCTGGGGATCCAAGGGCTTGAAGCAGACAGTGGGGGCCCTGAACCCCAACCTACATCTCTGGGGCATCTGCAGCTGTCAGTTCCTGCTCCGGTCAAAAGGAAGAGACTTTGTCCACAGTGTGCAGGAGACTCACTCCCAGCTGCTGGGCTCCTGG GACCCGTGGGAAGAACCGGAAGACGCAGCCCCTGTGGCCCCCTCTG TCCCTGCCTCTGGGTACCCTGAGCTGCCCACACCCAGGAGAGAGGTCCAGTCTGAAAGCGCCCAGGAGCCAG GAGGGGTCAGTCCAGCCCAGGCCCAGAGGGCGTGGTGGGTTCTTGAGCCCCCGGGAGCCGGGGATGTGGAGGCGCAGCTGCGGCGGCTGCAGGAGGAGAGGACATGCAAGGTGTGCCTGGACCACGCCGTGTCCATCGTCTTTGTGCCGTGCGGCCACCTGGTCTGTGCTGAGTGTGCCCCCGGCCTGCAGCTGTGCCCCATCTGCAGAGCCCCCGTCCGCAGCCACGTGCGCACCTTCCTGTCCTAG
- the NKAIN4 gene encoding sodium/potassium-transporting ATPase subunit beta-1-interacting protein 4 isoform X2: protein MGSCSGRCALVVLCAFQLVAALERQVFDFLGYQWAPILANFVHIIVVILGLFGTIQYRLRYVMVYTVWAAVWVTWNVFIICFYLEVGGLLQDSELLTFSLSRHRSWWRERWPGCLHEEVPAVGLGAPHGQALVSGAGCALEPSYVEALHSGLQILIALLGFVCGCHVVSVFTEEEDSCLRK from the exons ATGGGCTCCTGCTCCGGCCGCTGCGCGCTCGTCGTCCTCTGCGCTTTTCAGCTG GTCGCCGCCCTGGAGAGGCAGGTGTTTGACTTCCTGGGCTACCAGTGGGcgcccatcctggccaactttgTCCACATCATCGTCGTCATCCTGGGACTCTTCGGCACCATCCAGTACCGGCTGCGCTACGTCATGGTG TACACGGTGTGGGCAGCCGTCTGGGTCACCTGGAACGTCTTCATCATCTGCTTCTACCTGGAAGTCGGTGGCCTCTTACAG GACAGCGAGCTACTGACCTTCAGCCTCTCCCGGCATCGCTCCTGGTGGCGTGAGCGCTGGCCAGGCTGTCTGCATGAGGAGGTGCCGGCAGTGGGCCTCGGGGCCCCCCATGGCCAGGCCCTGGTGTCAGGTGCTGGCTGTGCCCTGGAGCCCAGCTATGTGGAGGCCCTACACAGCGGCCTGCAGATCCTGATCGCG CTTCTGGGCTTTGTCTGTGGCTGCCATGTGGTCAGCGTATTTACGGAGGAAGAGGACAGCT GCCTGCGTAAGTGA
- the NKAIN4 gene encoding sodium/potassium-transporting ATPase subunit beta-1-interacting protein 4 isoform X4 — MYTVWAAVWVTWNVFIICFYLEVGGLLQDSELLTFSLSRHRSWWRERWPGCLHEEVPAVGLGAPHGQALVSGAGCALEPSYVEALHSGLQILIALLGFVCGCHVVSVFTEEEDSFDFIGGFDPFPLYHVNEKPPSLLSKQAYLPA, encoded by the exons ATG TACACGGTGTGGGCAGCCGTCTGGGTCACCTGGAACGTCTTCATCATCTGCTTCTACCTGGAAGTCGGTGGCCTCTTACAG GACAGCGAGCTACTGACCTTCAGCCTCTCCCGGCATCGCTCCTGGTGGCGTGAGCGCTGGCCAGGCTGTCTGCATGAGGAGGTGCCGGCAGTGGGCCTCGGGGCCCCCCATGGCCAGGCCCTGGTGTCAGGTGCTGGCTGTGCCCTGGAGCCCAGCTATGTGGAGGCCCTACACAGCGGCCTGCAGATCCTGATCGCG CTTCTGGGCTTTGTCTGTGGCTGCCATGTGGTCAGCGTATTTACGGAGGAAGAGGACAGCT TTGATTTCATTGGTGGATTTGATCCATTTCCTCTCTACCATGTCAATGAAAAGCCACCCAGTCTCTTGTCCAAGCAGGCGTACTT GCCTGCGTAA
- the NKAIN4 gene encoding sodium/potassium-transporting ATPase subunit beta-1-interacting protein 4 isoform X1 yields MGSCSGRCALVVLCAFQLVAALERQVFDFLGYQWAPILANFVHIIVVILGLFGTIQYRLRYVMVYTVWAAVWVTWNVFIICFYLEVGGLLQDSELLTFSLSRHRSWWRERWPGCLHEEVPAVGLGAPHGQALVSGAGCALEPSYVEALHSGLQILIALLGFVCGCHVVSVFTEEEDSFDFIGGFDPFPLYHVNEKPPSLLSKQAYLPA; encoded by the exons ATGGGCTCCTGCTCCGGCCGCTGCGCGCTCGTCGTCCTCTGCGCTTTTCAGCTG GTCGCCGCCCTGGAGAGGCAGGTGTTTGACTTCCTGGGCTACCAGTGGGcgcccatcctggccaactttgTCCACATCATCGTCGTCATCCTGGGACTCTTCGGCACCATCCAGTACCGGCTGCGCTACGTCATGGTG TACACGGTGTGGGCAGCCGTCTGGGTCACCTGGAACGTCTTCATCATCTGCTTCTACCTGGAAGTCGGTGGCCTCTTACAG GACAGCGAGCTACTGACCTTCAGCCTCTCCCGGCATCGCTCCTGGTGGCGTGAGCGCTGGCCAGGCTGTCTGCATGAGGAGGTGCCGGCAGTGGGCCTCGGGGCCCCCCATGGCCAGGCCCTGGTGTCAGGTGCTGGCTGTGCCCTGGAGCCCAGCTATGTGGAGGCCCTACACAGCGGCCTGCAGATCCTGATCGCG CTTCTGGGCTTTGTCTGTGGCTGCCATGTGGTCAGCGTATTTACGGAGGAAGAGGACAGCT TTGATTTCATTGGTGGATTTGATCCATTTCCTCTCTACCATGTCAATGAAAAGCCACCCAGTCTCTTGTCCAAGCAGGCGTACTT GCCTGCGTAA
- the NKAIN4 gene encoding sodium/potassium-transporting ATPase subunit beta-1-interacting protein 4 isoform X3: MVYTVWAAVWVTWNVFIICFYLEVGGLLQDSELLTFSLSRHRSWWRERWPGCLHEEVPAVGLGAPHGQALVSGAGCALEPSYVEALHSGLQILIALLGFVCGCHVVSVFTEEEDSFDFIGGFDPFPLYHVNEKPPSLLSKQAYLPA, from the exons ATGGTG TACACGGTGTGGGCAGCCGTCTGGGTCACCTGGAACGTCTTCATCATCTGCTTCTACCTGGAAGTCGGTGGCCTCTTACAG GACAGCGAGCTACTGACCTTCAGCCTCTCCCGGCATCGCTCCTGGTGGCGTGAGCGCTGGCCAGGCTGTCTGCATGAGGAGGTGCCGGCAGTGGGCCTCGGGGCCCCCCATGGCCAGGCCCTGGTGTCAGGTGCTGGCTGTGCCCTGGAGCCCAGCTATGTGGAGGCCCTACACAGCGGCCTGCAGATCCTGATCGCG CTTCTGGGCTTTGTCTGTGGCTGCCATGTGGTCAGCGTATTTACGGAGGAAGAGGACAGCT TTGATTTCATTGGTGGATTTGATCCATTTCCTCTCTACCATGTCAATGAAAAGCCACCCAGTCTCTTGTCCAAGCAGGCGTACTT GCCTGCGTAA
- the NKAIN4 gene encoding sodium/potassium-transporting ATPase subunit beta-1-interacting protein 4 isoform X5 → MVYTVWAAVWVTWNVFIICFYLEVGGLLQDSELLTFSLSRHRSWWRERWPGCLHEEVPAVGLGAPHGQALVSGAGCALEPSYVEALHSGLQILIALLGFVCGCHVVSVFTEEEDSCLRK, encoded by the exons ATGGTG TACACGGTGTGGGCAGCCGTCTGGGTCACCTGGAACGTCTTCATCATCTGCTTCTACCTGGAAGTCGGTGGCCTCTTACAG GACAGCGAGCTACTGACCTTCAGCCTCTCCCGGCATCGCTCCTGGTGGCGTGAGCGCTGGCCAGGCTGTCTGCATGAGGAGGTGCCGGCAGTGGGCCTCGGGGCCCCCCATGGCCAGGCCCTGGTGTCAGGTGCTGGCTGTGCCCTGGAGCCCAGCTATGTGGAGGCCCTACACAGCGGCCTGCAGATCCTGATCGCG CTTCTGGGCTTTGTCTGTGGCTGCCATGTGGTCAGCGTATTTACGGAGGAAGAGGACAGCT GCCTGCGTAAGTGA